One stretch of Synergistetes bacterium HGW-Synergistetes-1 DNA includes these proteins:
- a CDS encoding FadR family transcriptional regulator has product MNSKRKLVIEKLLQKIHSGEIVLNDKLLPERQLVDAVGETRPVLREGLIALEAMGVLDIRDRQGIYLSPIEENEAKMMLQKVHGWPADILSRAMEVRQIIEPVATGIAASRRDEKDLSKMCECLEHMKELAEQTTEEAAEKGAYWNTAFHTIIVESADNAYLSRIYEGVYATIEQGMFLMRINTSPEAEGGRVAAYQDHVRLFELIEARDSAEAELYSEKHLQHTINALVQLGQIVPAANLFQEKLAGRARLL; this is encoded by the coding sequence ATGAACAGCAAAAGAAAACTGGTGATAGAGAAACTGCTTCAAAAAATACACAGCGGTGAGATCGTCCTTAATGACAAACTTCTGCCCGAGAGGCAATTGGTTGATGCGGTAGGAGAGACCCGTCCGGTACTCCGTGAGGGACTTATCGCGCTTGAGGCAATGGGAGTACTTGACATCAGAGACAGGCAAGGAATTTATCTTTCTCCTATAGAGGAAAACGAAGCTAAAATGATGCTTCAGAAAGTCCACGGTTGGCCAGCGGACATCCTCTCGCGGGCAATGGAAGTCAGGCAAATAATAGAACCTGTAGCAACGGGAATAGCGGCATCCCGACGTGACGAAAAAGATCTCTCAAAAATGTGTGAGTGCCTGGAGCATATGAAAGAACTCGCTGAACAAACGACTGAAGAAGCAGCAGAAAAGGGGGCATATTGGAACACGGCCTTTCATACCATAATCGTGGAATCTGCAGATAACGCGTACCTGTCACGAATTTATGAAGGCGTCTATGCGACCATAGAACAGGGCATGTTTTTAATGAGAATAAATACCTCTCCCGAGGCTGAAGGGGGACGCGTCGCAGCCTATCAAGATCACGTGAGGCTTTTCGAACTTATAGAAGCCAGGGACTCTGCCGAAGCAGAACTTTATTCAGAGAAACACCTTCAGCACACGATAAATGCGCTTGTGCAGCTTGGACAAATAGTCCCGGCCGCCAATCTTTTTCAAGAGAAACTAGCTGGACGTGCCCGTCTGCTTTAA